The following proteins come from a genomic window of Kitasatospora sp. NBC_01246:
- a CDS encoding GNAT family N-acetyltransferase: MKHIIRAVDAEDWPKIKQLRLDALLDPAAPIAFHDSYEKAAAQPDEFWQERAAGAAEGVAARQFVAEAADGRWLGTVSVLVEHAGTATFFGDVPEQAQTHVVGVFVRSEARGSGVAQGLFEAALDWSWSLAEPRVERVRLFVHEANGRAGAMYRKTGFEPTGHHLPAPGDGTAREVELAVRRG; this comes from the coding sequence ATGAAGCACATCATCAGGGCGGTGGACGCCGAGGACTGGCCGAAGATCAAGCAGCTCCGGCTGGACGCGCTGCTCGATCCGGCGGCGCCCATCGCCTTCCACGACAGCTACGAGAAGGCGGCCGCCCAGCCGGACGAGTTCTGGCAGGAGCGCGCCGCCGGTGCGGCCGAGGGCGTCGCCGCGCGGCAGTTCGTCGCGGAGGCGGCCGACGGGCGCTGGCTCGGCACCGTCTCGGTGCTGGTCGAGCACGCCGGTACGGCGACCTTCTTCGGTGATGTCCCGGAGCAGGCGCAGACCCATGTCGTCGGCGTCTTCGTGCGGTCCGAGGCGCGCGGCAGCGGTGTCGCGCAGGGGCTCTTCGAGGCCGCCCTGGACTGGTCCTGGTCGCTCGCCGAGCCGCGCGTCGAGCGGGTGCGGCTCTTCGTCCACGAGGCCAACGGCCGGGCCGGGGCGATGTACCGGAAGACCGGCTTCGAGCCCACCGGCCACCACCTCCCCGCGCCGGGGGACGGGACCGCCCGCGAGGTCGAGCTGGCCGTCCGGCGCGGCTGA
- a CDS encoding helix-turn-helix transcriptional regulator, protein MDRDYAEPLDVAALARDALMSSGHFSRSFRAAFGETPYSYLMTRRIERAKALLRRGDLTVTEVCFAVGCTSLGSFSTRFTELVGENPSSYRARDHEDGAAVPACIAKIHTRPVRNGEAGAAPRS, encoded by the coding sequence ATGGACCGCGACTACGCCGAGCCACTGGACGTCGCCGCCCTGGCCCGGGATGCCCTGATGTCCTCGGGCCACTTCTCCCGCAGCTTCCGCGCCGCCTTCGGCGAGACGCCCTACAGCTACCTGATGACCCGCCGCATCGAGCGGGCCAAGGCGCTGCTGCGCCGCGGCGACCTCACGGTGACCGAGGTGTGCTTCGCGGTCGGCTGTACGTCGCTCGGCTCGTTCAGCACCCGCTTCACCGAGCTGGTCGGCGAGAACCCGAGCAGCTACCGGGCCCGTGACCACGAGGACGGCGCCGCCGTCCCGGCCTGCATCGCCAAGATCCACACGCGGCCGGTCAGGAACGGAGAAGCGGGCGCCGCCCCCCGGTCGTAG
- a CDS encoding class I SAM-dependent methyltransferase, whose amino-acid sequence MRAHPIDRPSDLDVVRESYDRVADNYAHMVATTGIGDIRTHPWLKASIDAFADTVSGLGPVLDVGCGPGTVTAYLAERGLDVSGVDLSPRMIENARRLHPQCRFGVSSATDLDLADASHGGLLGWWSLFNLPRDVLPQVLAMFARALVPGGHFITATHVGDEDALRTEAYGGVPVRWTTHKWRPEQLTHLIEQAGLRPVAELRLPADEHVGPGVVIMAKRPG is encoded by the coding sequence ATGCGCGCTCACCCCATCGACCGACCGTCCGATCTCGACGTGGTCCGCGAGTCCTATGACCGCGTGGCCGACAACTACGCCCACATGGTGGCGACCACGGGGATCGGCGACATCCGGACCCACCCGTGGCTCAAGGCGTCGATCGACGCCTTCGCCGACACCGTGAGCGGCCTCGGGCCCGTGCTCGACGTCGGCTGCGGGCCCGGAACGGTGACCGCCTACCTCGCCGAGCGCGGCCTCGACGTGTCCGGCGTCGATCTCTCCCCCCGCATGATCGAGAACGCGCGCCGCCTCCACCCGCAGTGCCGGTTCGGCGTCAGCTCTGCCACCGACCTGGACCTCGCCGACGCCTCCCACGGCGGCCTGCTCGGCTGGTGGTCACTGTTCAACCTCCCGCGTGACGTCCTTCCCCAGGTCCTCGCCATGTTCGCGCGCGCCCTGGTGCCGGGCGGACACTTCATCACCGCGACCCATGTCGGCGACGAGGACGCGCTGCGCACCGAGGCCTACGGAGGCGTCCCCGTCCGCTGGACGACCCACAAGTGGCGGCCCGAGCAGCTCACGCACCTGATCGAGCAGGCCGGACTGCGCCCGGTCGCCGAACTCCGGCTCCCCGCGGACGAGCACGTCGGACCGGGCGTGGTCATCATGGCCAAGCGGCCGGGCTGA
- a CDS encoding DUF1345 domain-containing protein, with product MNHSLVLSAVPRLAGSAVLGAALGTVVAVLTGVPLGVLAGIAGAETAFVVAGWIVLWPMDAAATRRNVRREEFRPALEEFAVVTAALCGLVGIVLLFLASRSDLSRAAAATALCGVFTAWAALHLMYATRYAYIYYGSPGGGIDFNTEVPPRYSDFLYFSYNLGMTYQVSDTSVSSTGLRAVVLRHCLLSYVFGASILATTINLVADIATGR from the coding sequence ATGAACCACTCGCTGGTCCTCTCCGCCGTCCCGCGGCTCGCCGGCTCGGCCGTCCTCGGAGCGGCCCTCGGAACGGTCGTCGCCGTCCTGACGGGCGTGCCGCTGGGCGTCCTCGCCGGCATCGCCGGAGCGGAGACGGCCTTCGTCGTGGCGGGGTGGATCGTCCTGTGGCCGATGGACGCCGCCGCCACCCGCCGCAACGTCCGGCGCGAGGAGTTCCGGCCCGCCCTGGAGGAGTTCGCCGTCGTCACCGCCGCGCTGTGCGGACTGGTCGGCATCGTGCTGCTGTTCCTGGCCAGCCGCTCCGACCTGAGCCGGGCCGCGGCCGCGACGGCCCTCTGCGGCGTGTTCACGGCCTGGGCGGCGCTCCACCTGATGTACGCCACCCGCTACGCGTACATCTACTACGGGAGCCCCGGCGGCGGGATCGACTTCAACACCGAGGTCCCGCCCCGGTACAGCGACTTCCTGTACTTCAGCTACAACCTCGGCATGACGTACCAGGTCTCCGACACCAGCGTCTCCAGTACCGGGCTGCGGGCGGTCGTGCTGCGGCACTGCCTGCTGTCCTACGTCTTCGGCGCCAGCATCCTGGCCACCACCATCAACCTCGTCGCCGACATCGCCACCGGCCGCTGA
- a CDS encoding excinuclease ABC subunit UvrA, giving the protein MAKRTDAQPTAPHAADSHDVIRVHGARVNNLKDVSVEIPKRRLTVLTGVSGSGKSSLVFGTIAAESQRLINETYSAFVQGFMPTLARPEVDVLEGLTTAIIVDQQRMGSDPRSTVGTATDANAMLRILFSRLGEPHIGPPSAYAFNVPSVRASGAITVERGDKKTVKATFQRTGGMCPRCEGRGSVSDIDLTQLYDDSKSLAEGAFTIPGWKSDSFWTVRVYAESGFLDPNKPIRKFTKKEMQDFLYREPTKVKVEGVNLTYEGLIPKIQKSFLSKDKESLQPHIRAFVERAVTFTTCPECEGTRLSEGARSSKIGRIGIAEACAMQISDLAVWVGGLTEPSVAPLLTALKQTLDSFVEIGLGYLALDRASGTLSGGEAQRVKMIRHLGSSLTDTTYVFDEPTAGLHPHDIQRMNDLLLRLRDKGNTVLVVEHKPETIVIADHIVDLGPGAGTAGGTVCFEGTVEGLRASGTVTGRHFDDRAAVKEEVRKPTGVLEVRGATANNLRDVDVDIPLGVLAVVTGVAGSGKSSLVHGSLVKGPLGAEQGVVSVDQSPIRGSRRSNPATYTGLLDPIRKAFAKANGVKPALFSANSEGACPTCNGAGVVFTDLAMMAGVASTCEECEGKRFQAAVLEYRLGGRDISEVLAMSVTEAEEFFGAGEARTPAAHAVLGRLADVGLGYLSLGQPLTTLSGGERQRLKLATHMADKGGVYVLDEPTAGLHLADVEQLLGLLDRLVDAGKSVIVVEHHQAVMAHADWIIDLGPGAGHNGGRIVFEGTPAELVAARSTLTGEHLAAYVGA; this is encoded by the coding sequence ATGGCCAAGAGGACGGACGCGCAGCCGACTGCGCCGCACGCTGCCGACAGCCACGACGTGATCCGCGTGCACGGCGCGCGGGTGAACAACCTCAAGGACGTCAGCGTCGAGATCCCGAAGCGCCGGCTGACGGTGCTCACCGGTGTCTCCGGCTCGGGCAAGAGCTCCCTGGTGTTCGGCACGATCGCGGCGGAGTCGCAGCGGCTGATCAACGAGACCTACAGCGCTTTCGTCCAGGGCTTCATGCCGACGCTGGCACGGCCCGAGGTCGACGTCCTCGAAGGGCTGACCACCGCGATCATCGTCGACCAGCAGCGGATGGGCAGCGACCCCCGCTCCACGGTCGGCACCGCCACCGACGCCAACGCGATGCTGCGCATCCTCTTCAGCCGGCTGGGCGAGCCGCACATCGGCCCGCCGAGCGCCTACGCCTTCAACGTGCCCTCCGTCCGGGCCAGCGGGGCCATCACCGTCGAGCGCGGCGACAAGAAGACGGTGAAGGCGACCTTCCAGCGCACCGGCGGCATGTGCCCGCGCTGCGAGGGCCGGGGCAGCGTCTCCGACATCGACCTCACCCAGCTCTACGACGACTCCAAGTCGCTCGCCGAGGGCGCGTTCACCATCCCCGGGTGGAAGTCGGACAGCTTCTGGACGGTGCGGGTCTACGCCGAGTCCGGTTTCCTCGACCCGAACAAGCCGATCCGGAAGTTCACCAAGAAGGAGATGCAGGACTTCCTCTACCGGGAGCCGACCAAGGTGAAGGTCGAGGGCGTGAACCTCACCTACGAGGGCCTGATCCCCAAAATCCAGAAGTCCTTCCTGTCCAAGGACAAGGAATCGCTGCAGCCGCACATCCGGGCGTTCGTGGAGCGGGCGGTCACCTTCACCACCTGCCCCGAGTGCGAGGGCACCCGGCTCAGCGAGGGCGCCCGGTCGTCGAAGATCGGGCGGATCGGCATCGCCGAGGCCTGCGCGATGCAGATCAGCGACCTGGCCGTCTGGGTCGGCGGCCTCACGGAGCCGTCGGTGGCGCCCCTGCTCACCGCGCTGAAGCAGACCCTCGACTCGTTCGTGGAGATCGGTCTGGGTTACCTCGCGCTGGACCGGGCGTCCGGCACGCTGTCCGGCGGCGAGGCCCAGCGGGTCAAGATGATCCGTCACCTCGGCTCCTCGCTCACCGACACCACCTACGTCTTCGACGAGCCCACCGCGGGTCTGCACCCGCACGACATCCAGCGGATGAACGACCTGCTGCTGCGGCTGCGGGACAAGGGCAACACGGTGCTCGTGGTGGAGCACAAGCCGGAGACGATCGTGATCGCCGACCACATCGTCGACCTCGGCCCGGGCGCCGGCACGGCGGGCGGCACCGTCTGCTTCGAGGGCACCGTCGAGGGGCTGCGGGCCAGCGGCACCGTCACCGGCCGCCACTTCGACGACCGGGCCGCCGTCAAGGAGGAGGTGCGCAAGCCCACCGGCGTGCTGGAGGTCCGGGGCGCGACGGCCAACAACCTGCGCGACGTCGACGTCGACATCCCGCTCGGGGTGCTGGCCGTGGTCACCGGTGTCGCCGGCTCCGGCAAGAGCTCGCTCGTGCACGGCTCGCTGGTCAAGGGCCCGCTGGGCGCCGAGCAGGGCGTGGTCTCGGTCGACCAGAGCCCGATCCGCGGCTCGCGGCGCAGCAACCCCGCGACGTACACCGGGCTGCTCGACCCGATCCGCAAGGCGTTCGCCAAGGCCAACGGGGTGAAGCCGGCCCTGTTCAGCGCCAACTCCGAGGGTGCCTGCCCGACCTGCAACGGCGCCGGGGTCGTCTTCACCGACCTCGCGATGATGGCCGGCGTCGCCAGCACCTGCGAGGAGTGCGAGGGCAAGCGGTTCCAGGCGGCGGTGCTGGAGTACCGGCTCGGCGGCCGCGACATCAGCGAGGTGCTCGCGATGTCGGTGACGGAGGCGGAGGAGTTCTTCGGCGCCGGTGAGGCGCGCACCCCGGCGGCGCACGCCGTCCTCGGCCGGCTGGCCGACGTCGGGCTCGGCTACCTCAGCCTCGGCCAGCCGCTCACCACCCTCTCCGGCGGCGAGCGGCAGCGGCTCAAGCTGGCCACCCACATGGCCGACAAGGGCGGCGTCTACGTCCTCGACGAGCCGACCGCCGGTCTCCACCTCGCCGACGTCGAACAGCTGCTCGGCCTGCTCGACCGGCTCGTCGACGCCGGCAAGTCGGTCATCGTCGTCGAGCACCACCAGGCGGTCATGGCCCACGCCGACTGGATCATCGACCTCGGCCCCGGCGCCGGCCACAACGGCGGCCGGATCGTCTTCGAGGGCACCCCGGCCGAGCTGGTGGCCGCCCGCTCGACGCTGACCGGCGAGCACCTCGCCGCCTACGTCGGAGCCTGA
- a CDS encoding ArsR/SmtB family transcription factor encodes MQAGLSFSAADLAQTRFAVSPMWEVVTSFRLLRRADEQPLYRRWAEQVRPRLVRAGLDRGWLAELVPVDGYLADFLNPTPAGPFPTLATELEAIRRTAPERVRVELGMLAAERDDGAPARFRILSEAPEEALAKVAAEVEAYWELALAPYWERIRRLLEADVFHRARQVAEHGSAHVLNELHDSVRWDDGTLRLVRRHCALTRDQVGSGLLLVPSAFAWPKVLTRSVAPEPPQLAYPARGIGNLWEPRATTSPDAVAAVLGRSRTMLLTELDTPASTTRLAQRSGLSAAGVSQHLTALRNAGLVTAHRSGRSVLYARTALADALLAPAGH; translated from the coding sequence ATGCAGGCGGGGCTGAGTTTCTCCGCGGCGGACCTGGCGCAGACGCGCTTCGCGGTGTCGCCGATGTGGGAGGTCGTCACCAGCTTCCGGCTGCTGCGGCGGGCGGACGAGCAGCCGTTGTACCGGCGGTGGGCCGAGCAGGTCCGGCCGCGGCTGGTGCGGGCGGGGCTCGACCGGGGGTGGCTGGCGGAGCTCGTGCCCGTCGACGGCTACCTCGCGGACTTCCTCAATCCGACTCCGGCCGGTCCGTTCCCCACGCTCGCCACCGAGCTGGAGGCGATCCGGCGGACCGCGCCCGAGCGGGTGCGGGTCGAGCTCGGGATGCTGGCCGCCGAGCGCGACGACGGGGCGCCTGCCCGGTTCCGGATCCTGTCCGAGGCTCCGGAGGAGGCGTTGGCGAAGGTCGCCGCGGAGGTCGAGGCCTACTGGGAGCTCGCCCTCGCGCCCTACTGGGAGCGGATCCGGCGGTTGCTCGAAGCCGATGTGTTCCACCGGGCGCGGCAGGTGGCGGAGCACGGCTCGGCCCACGTGCTCAACGAGCTGCACGACTCCGTCCGGTGGGACGACGGCACCCTGCGGCTGGTCCGCCGGCACTGCGCGCTGACCCGTGACCAGGTCGGTTCCGGGCTGCTCCTGGTGCCCTCCGCGTTCGCCTGGCCGAAGGTGCTGACCCGGTCGGTGGCGCCTGAGCCGCCGCAGCTCGCCTATCCGGCGCGCGGGATCGGCAACCTCTGGGAGCCCCGGGCCACCACCTCCCCGGACGCGGTGGCCGCCGTGTTGGGCCGCTCCCGCACGATGCTGCTGACCGAGCTCGACACGCCCGCGTCGACCACCCGGCTCGCCCAGCGGTCCGGCCTGTCCGCGGCCGGTGTCTCCCAGCACCTGACGGCCCTGCGCAACGCCGGCCTGGTGACCGCGCACCGCAGCGGCCGCTCCGTCCTCTACGCCCGCACCGCGCTCGCGGACGCCCTGCTGGCCCCGGCCGGGCACTGA
- a CDS encoding WhiB family transcriptional regulator, whose amino-acid sequence MSDISHLPGTPEHRWNRPQHAACRSTDGRRLFQRVGAADAGHGEAEEAAKALCGDCPVRIECRRHALAAREPFGVWGGLGAEERHALFVHDRTVVRPAA is encoded by the coding sequence GTGAGCGACATCTCCCACCTGCCCGGCACACCGGAGCACCGTTGGAACCGGCCGCAGCACGCCGCGTGCCGGAGCACCGACGGCAGGCGCCTCTTCCAGCGCGTGGGCGCCGCCGACGCGGGCCACGGCGAGGCCGAGGAAGCGGCCAAGGCCCTCTGCGGTGACTGCCCGGTGCGGATCGAGTGCCGCCGCCACGCCCTCGCCGCGCGTGAGCCGTTCGGCGTCTGGGGCGGGCTGGGCGCGGAGGAGCGCCACGCCCTCTTCGTCCACGACCGGACCGTCGTCCGCCCGGCCGCCTGA
- a CDS encoding VOC family protein has translation MDIRLSQCFIAVDDHDKAIAFYRDVLGLEVRNDVGFEGMRWVTVGAPSQPDVNIVLEPPLADPNASSADRQAMAELMAKGLLRGVIFATDDCDAAFERVSAAGGEVLQEPMDQPYGVRDCGFRDPAGNLVRFTQALAR, from the coding sequence ATGGACATCAGGCTCTCGCAGTGCTTCATCGCCGTCGACGACCACGACAAGGCGATCGCCTTCTACCGCGACGTGCTCGGCCTGGAGGTGCGCAACGACGTCGGGTTCGAGGGGATGCGCTGGGTGACCGTCGGCGCGCCCTCACAGCCGGACGTGAACATCGTGCTCGAACCGCCGCTCGCCGACCCGAACGCCTCCTCGGCGGACCGGCAGGCCATGGCGGAGCTGATGGCCAAGGGGCTGCTGCGCGGTGTCATCTTCGCGACGGACGACTGCGACGCCGCCTTCGAGCGGGTCAGCGCGGCCGGCGGGGAGGTGTTGCAGGAGCCGATGGACCAGCCCTACGGCGTCCGCGACTGCGGGTTCCGCGATCCGGCCGGCAACCTGGTGCGGTTCACCCAGGCCCTCGCGAGGTGA
- a CDS encoding condensation domain-containing protein, which translates to MRITDLARCEARPGRVMEWTLHPSTIDAATALADDLRPLSHLQQSHLRTARTVRDNGLTMPTWIGTRFSLPGPADPAVLEATLLDWTLRHETLRSGFRRRTEGVRRFTIGAGSVALHRHEAGVFDRAEELVTYLQNRFDAATNALEWPNYIYAAVLREDGTDVYLAFDHSNVDAYSLFRIPAEVHELYDTRRGGGEPRAVEVGSYLDFCELECAHAEQVDEIHSAVARWREFIAGCDDRLPRFPLDLGLEPEEPMPAQRLMTEMLVGEEHAAGFERYCRPFGGTLAGILAASALIARDLGGHDVYRTVVPFHTRAASQWQDSLGWYVGVVPIEIPAADAPDFRSALAMARSELHANRRLARTPLARILHLLGSDFRPTSPDLHSLMSFVDARAVPGAERWTEQNACATVRVSHGDQACVWITRLHEGLHLACRHPDTTVAAQSLRAYADALRDTVVRVAEDGGDLVPGRKHAVVDALAPLPA; encoded by the coding sequence GTGCGTATCACCGACCTGGCCCGCTGCGAGGCCCGTCCGGGGCGTGTCATGGAATGGACCCTCCACCCGTCCACCATCGACGCCGCCACGGCCCTGGCGGACGACCTCCGCCCGCTCTCCCACCTCCAGCAGTCGCACCTGCGCACCGCGCGGACCGTACGCGACAACGGCCTGACCATGCCGACCTGGATCGGCACCCGGTTCAGCCTGCCCGGCCCGGCGGATCCGGCCGTGCTGGAGGCCACCCTGCTCGACTGGACCCTGCGCCACGAGACGCTGCGCAGCGGATTCCGCCGCCGCACCGAGGGCGTCCGCCGGTTCACGATCGGCGCCGGTTCGGTGGCCCTGCACCGGCACGAGGCAGGGGTGTTCGACCGGGCGGAGGAGCTGGTCACCTACCTGCAGAACCGTTTCGACGCCGCGACGAACGCGCTCGAATGGCCGAACTACATCTACGCGGCCGTCCTGCGCGAGGACGGCACGGACGTCTACCTCGCCTTCGACCACAGCAACGTGGACGCGTACTCGCTGTTCCGCATCCCCGCCGAGGTCCACGAGCTCTACGACACCCGCCGGGGCGGCGGCGAACCGCGAGCGGTCGAGGTCGGAAGCTACCTCGACTTCTGCGAACTCGAATGCGCGCACGCGGAGCAGGTCGACGAGATCCACTCGGCGGTCGCCCGCTGGCGGGAGTTCATCGCCGGCTGCGACGACCGGCTGCCGAGGTTCCCGCTCGACCTCGGTCTGGAGCCGGAGGAGCCGATGCCCGCCCAACGGCTGATGACCGAGATGCTGGTGGGCGAGGAGCACGCCGCCGGGTTCGAGCGGTACTGCCGCCCCTTCGGGGGCACGCTGGCCGGCATCCTGGCCGCCAGCGCGCTGATCGCCCGGGACCTCGGCGGGCACGACGTGTACCGGACGGTGGTGCCGTTCCACACCAGGGCGGCCTCCCAGTGGCAGGACTCGCTGGGCTGGTACGTCGGCGTCGTACCCATCGAGATCCCCGCGGCCGACGCCCCCGACTTCCGGAGCGCGCTGGCGATGGCACGCTCCGAGCTGCACGCGAACCGCCGGCTTGCCCGCACCCCGCTGGCCCGGATCCTGCACCTGCTCGGCTCGGACTTCCGTCCGACCTCGCCCGACCTGCACTCGCTCATGTCGTTCGTCGACGCCAGGGCCGTCCCCGGAGCCGAGCGCTGGACCGAGCAGAACGCCTGCGCGACGGTCCGGGTCTCCCACGGCGACCAGGCCTGCGTCTGGATCACCCGACTCCACGAGGGTCTGCACCTCGCCTGCCGCCACCCCGACACCACCGTCGCCGCCCAGTCCCTGCGCGCCTACGCGGACGCGCTGCGCGACACCGTCGTACGGGTCGCCGAGGACGGCGGCGACCTCGTGCCGGGGAGGAAGCACGCAGTGGTGGACGCCCTCGCTCCCCTGCCGGCCTGA
- a CDS encoding SDR family NAD(P)-dependent oxidoreductase has translation MSDQRVVIVTGGGTGIGAATARLLRAEGCRVVVSGRRSEPLERVARETGALARVSDTTDPDDVHALVEETVSAFGRLDGVVLNAGVGRGGSVGDVTLDDWELVMRTNLTGPFLVLRAALPHLLRSRGSVVAVSSVSALRNGVGNAAYATSKAALLQLCRSLAVDYGHRGLRANTVCPSWVRTEMADRRMARFADEEGLADTDAAYREATRLTPTGRPGEPEEVAAAIGWLLSPAASYVNGAVLTVDGGVTALDPGTTAFDFRLEPRHGA, from the coding sequence ATGTCCGATCAGCGCGTTGTCATCGTGACCGGCGGCGGTACCGGCATCGGGGCGGCCACCGCCCGGCTGCTACGGGCCGAGGGCTGCCGGGTGGTGGTCTCCGGGCGGCGGTCCGAGCCGCTGGAGCGGGTGGCCCGGGAGACCGGCGCGCTCGCCCGGGTGTCGGACACCACCGACCCGGACGACGTGCACGCCCTGGTGGAGGAGACCGTCTCCGCCTTCGGCCGGCTGGACGGGGTGGTGCTCAACGCCGGTGTCGGCCGGGGCGGTTCGGTCGGCGACGTCACCCTGGACGACTGGGAGCTGGTGATGCGCACCAACCTCACCGGTCCCTTCCTCGTACTGCGGGCCGCCCTGCCCCACCTGCTGCGGTCGCGGGGATCCGTGGTGGCGGTCTCCTCGGTCTCCGCCCTGCGCAACGGGGTGGGGAACGCGGCCTACGCCACCTCGAAGGCCGCGCTGCTGCAGCTCTGCCGCTCGCTCGCCGTCGACTACGGCCACCGCGGGCTGCGGGCCAACACCGTCTGCCCCAGCTGGGTGCGCACGGAGATGGCCGACCGCCGGATGGCCCGCTTCGCGGACGAGGAGGGGCTGGCCGACACCGACGCGGCGTACCGGGAGGCGACCCGGCTGACGCCGACCGGCCGGCCGGGCGAGCCCGAGGAGGTGGCCGCGGCGATCGGCTGGCTGCTGTCCCCGGCGGCGAGCTACGTCAACGGCGCGGTCCTCACCGTGGACGGCGGGGTCACCGCCCTCGACCCGGGCACCACGGCCTTCGACTTCCGGCTGGAGCCGCGGCACGGCGCCTGA
- a CDS encoding DinB family protein encodes MTPELERPPLQADERTALIGWLDLQRQILRWKCEGLTEEDARRSVLPSSPAMTMAGLITHMRWTEHTWLEVLFLGGDEKQNPSFAESGEDADWQPGDRSLAELLAEYEAQCARSNEIVAAASLDDVGRHSGFRSGGANLRWMLIHLVEETGRHAGHADIVRELLDGTKGYY; translated from the coding sequence ATGACACCCGAACTGGAACGCCCCCCACTTCAGGCCGACGAACGTACCGCGCTCATCGGCTGGTTGGACCTGCAGCGGCAGATTCTTCGCTGGAAGTGCGAGGGGCTGACGGAGGAGGACGCTCGTCGCTCCGTCCTCCCGAGTTCACCGGCCATGACGATGGCCGGTCTCATCACTCATATGCGCTGGACCGAGCACACCTGGCTGGAGGTCCTGTTCCTCGGCGGCGACGAGAAGCAGAACCCGTCGTTCGCCGAGTCGGGCGAGGACGCCGACTGGCAGCCCGGCGACCGCTCCCTGGCCGAGCTGCTCGCGGAGTACGAGGCCCAGTGCGCCCGGAGCAACGAGATCGTCGCCGCGGCCTCCCTGGACGACGTCGGCCGTCACTCCGGCTTCCGCTCCGGTGGCGCCAACCTCCGCTGGATGCTGATCCACCTCGTCGAGGAGACCGGGCGCCACGCCGGCCACGCCGACATCGTCCGGGAGCTCCTCGACGGCACCAAGGGCTATTACTGA